The genomic DNA CCGTCCTGTCGGCCCAGACGACCGACGTGATGGTCAACAAGGTCACGCCGCACCTGTTCGCGCGCTACCCCGACGCGAAGGCGCTCGCCGAGGCCGACCGCACCGAGATGGAAGAGCTGCTGCGGCCGACCGGCTTCTACCGCGCCAAGACCAGCTCGGTCATCACGCTCGGCCAGGCGCTGGTCGAGCGGTTCGACGGGGAGGTCCCACCGCGTCTGAAGGACCTCGTCACCCTGCCCGGCGTGGGCCGCAAGACCGCCAACGTGGTGCTGGGCAACGCGTTCGACGTCCCGGGCATCACGGTCGACACCCACTTCGGCCGCCTCGTCCGCCGCTTCGGCTGGACCGACGAGACCGACCCGGTCAAGGTCGAGCACGAGATCGGTGCGCTGTTCCCGCGCAAGGACT from Luteipulveratus halotolerans includes the following:
- the nth gene encoding endonuclease III; this encodes MYRALHDTYPYAHCELDFENPLQLLVATVLSAQTTDVMVNKVTPHLFARYPDAKALAEADRTEMEELLRPTGFYRAKTSSVITLGQALVERFDGEVPPRLKDLVTLPGVGRKTANVVLGNAFDVPGITVDTHFGRLVRRFGWTDETDPVKVEHEIGALFPRKDWTMLSHVLIFHGRRMCHAKKPACGVCPVARWCPSYGDGETDPDKAATLLKYELAPGAQPPAVEASA